The Brachyhypopomus gauderio isolate BG-103 chromosome 1, BGAUD_0.2, whole genome shotgun sequence genome includes a window with the following:
- the LOC143512133 gene encoding myosin heavy chain, fast skeletal muscle-like, with product MGDAEMECFGPAAIYLRKPEKERIESQNKPFDAKTAVFVCEPKEMYLKGTLKSKEGGKATVETLCGQKLTVKEDEVFPMNPPKYDKMEDMAMMTHLNEPAVLFNLKERYAAWMIYTYSGLFCVTVNPYKWLPVYDAVVVAGYRGKKRIEAPPHIFSISDNGYQFMLTDRENQSVLITGESGAGKTVNTKRVIQYFAMVGMTSGAKKAEPVPGKMQGSLEDQIVAANPLLEAYGNAKTVRNDNSSRFGKFIRIHFGQTGKLASADIETYLLEKSRVTFQLSAERSYHIFYQLMTGHKPELLEALLITTNPYDYPMISQGEITVKSINDVEEFIATDTSIDILGFTADEKIGIYKLTGAVMHHGNMKFKQKQREEQAEPDGTEVADKIAYLLGLNSADMLKALCYPRVKVGNEFVTKGQTVPQVNNSVSALCKSIYEKMFLWMVIRINEMLDTKQQRQFFIGVLDIAGFEIFDFNTLEQLCINFTNEKLQQFFNHHMFVLEQEEYKKEGIEWEFIDFGMDLAACIELIEKPMGIFSILEEECMFPKASDTSFKNKLYDQHLGKCNAFQKPRPAKGKAEAHFSLVHYAGTVDYNIAGWLDKNKDPLNESVVGLYQKAANKLLSFLYAAHPGAEAEGAKKAGKKKGGSFQTVSALFRENLGKLMTNLKSTHPHFVRCLIPNESKTPGLMENFLVIHQLRCNGVLEGIRICRKGFPSRILYADFKQRYKVLNASVIPEGQFIDNKKASEKLLGSIDVDHTQYKFGHTKVFFKAGLLGTLEEMRDEKLANLVTMTQALCRGYLMRREFVKMMERRESIYSIQYNIRSFMNVKHWPWMKLYFKIKPLLKTAETEKEMASMKENFEKMKEDLTKALAKKKELEEKMVSLLQEKNDLQLQVTSETENLNDAEERCEGLIKSKIQLEGKLKETNERLEDEEEINAELTAKKRKLEDECSELKKDIDDLELTLAKVEKEKHATENKVKNLTEEMASQDESIAKLTKEKKALQESHQQTLDDLQAEEDKVNTLTKAKTKLEQQVDDLEGSLEQEKKLRMDLERAKRKLEGDLKLAQESIMDLENDKQQSDEKIKKKDFETSQLLSKIEDEQSMGAQLQKKIKELQARIEELEEEIEAERAARAKVEKQRADLSRELEEISERLEEAGGATAAQIEMNKKREAEFQKLRRDLEESTLQHEATAAALRKKQADSVAELGEQIDNLQRVKQKLEKEKSEYKMEIDDLSSNMEAVAKSKANLEKMCRTLEDQLSEIKAKGDENVRQLNDISAQRARLQTENGEFSRQLEEKEALVSQLTRGKQAYTQQIEELKRQIEEEVKAKNALAHAVQSARHDCDLLREQFEEEQEAKGELQRGMSKANSEVAQWRSKYETDAIQRTEELEEAKKKLAQRLQDAEESIEAVNSKCASLEKTKQRLQGEVEDLMIDVERANALAGNLDKKQRNFDKVLAEWKQKYEEGQAELEGAQKEARSLSTELFKMKNSYEEALDHLETLKRENKNLQQEISDLTEQIGETGKTIHELEKAKKTVETEKSEIQTALEEAEGTLEHEESKILRVQLELGQVKGEIDRKLAEKDEEIEQIKRNSQRVIESMQSTLDSEVRSRNDALRIKKKMEGDLNEMEIQLSHANRQAAEAQKQLRNVQGQLKDAQLHLDEAVRGQEDMKEQVAMVERRNNLMLAEIEELRSGLEQTERGRKVAEQELVDASERVALLHSQNTSLINTKKKLEADLVQIQGEVDDTVQEARNAEDKAKKAITDAAMMAEELKKEQDTSAHLERMKKNLEVTVKDLQHRLDEAESLAMKGGKKQLQKLESRVRELETEVEAEQRRSGDAVKGVRKYERRVKELTYQTEEDKKNVIRLQDLVDKLQLKVKAYKRQAEEAEEQANTHLSRYRKVQHEMEEAQERADIAESQVNKLRAKSRDAGKAKEE from the exons ATGGGGGATGCAGAGATGGAGTGTTTTGGGCCGGCGGCCATTTACCTCCGCAAGCCAGAGAAGGAGAGGATTGAGTCCCAGAACAAACCTTTTGATGCCAAAacagcagtgtttgtgtgtgagcccAAGGAGATGTACCTCAAGGGTACACTAAAGAGTAAAGAGGGAGGCAAAGCCACTGTTGAAACGCTGTGTGGCCAA AAGCTCACAGTGAAGGAGGATGAAGTCTTTCCCATGAACCCTCCCAAATATGACAAAATGGAGGACATGGCCATGATGACCCACCTCAACGAACCTGCTGTGCTGTTTAACCTCAAAGAGCGCTACGCAGCATGGATGATCTAT ACCTACTCAGGGTTGTTCTGCGTCACTGTGAACCCCTACAAGTGGCTCCCAGTATATGATGCAGTTGTTGTGGCTGGATACAGAGGCAAAAAGAgaattgaagccccaccccacaTCTTCTCCATCTCTGATAACGGCTATCAGTTCATGCTCACTG ATCGTGAAAACCAGTCTGTCCTGATTAC TGGAGAATCCGGTGCAGGAAAGACTGTGAACACCAAACGTGTCATCCAGTACTTTGCGATGGTTGGCATGACTAGTGGAGCGAAGAAGGCAGAGCCTGTTCCTGGCAAAATGCAG GGGTCGCTGGAGGACCAAATTGTAGCAGCCAACCCCCTGCTGGAAGCTTATGGTAATGCCAAAACTGTGAGAAATGACAACTCCTCTCGTTTT GGTAAATTCATCAGAATTCATTTTGGACAAACTGGAAAGCTGGCATCAGCTGATATTGAAACAT ATCTACTGGAGAAGTCGAGAGTCACTTTCCAGCTGTCTGCTGAGAGGAGCTACCACATCTTCTaccagctcatgacaggacACAAACCAGAGCTGCTTG AGGCACTGCTCATCACCACCAACCCTTATGACTACCCTATGATCAGCCAGGGTGAAATCACAGTCAAGAGCATCAATGACGTGGAAGAGTTCATTGCTACAGAT ACTTCTATTGACATTTTGGGCTTCACTGCTGATGAGAAAATAGGCATCTACAAGTTGACTGGAGCTGTGATGCACCATGGGAACATGAAGTTCAAGcagaagcagagagaggagcaggcTGAGCCTGATGGCACTGAGG TGGCTGATAAAATCGCCTACCTCCTGGGCCTGAACTCAGCTGACATGCTGAAAGCTTTGTGCTACCCCAGAGTGAAGGTTGGAAATGAGTTTGTGACCAAAGGCCAAACTGTACCACAG GTCAATAATTCTGTCAGCGCTCTTTGCAAGTCTATCTATGAGAAAATGTTCTTGTGGATGGTCATCCGAATCAATGAGATGTTGGACACAAAGCAGCAAAGGCAGTTCTTCATTGGTGTGTTGGACATCGCTGGATTTGAGATCTTTGAT TTCAACACCCTGGAGCAGCTCTGCATTAACTTTACAAATGAGAAACTGCAACAGTTCTTCAACCACCACATGTTTGTGCTGGAACAAGAGGAGTACAAGAAAGAAGGAATTGAATGGGAGTTCATTGATTTTGGTATGGACCTGGCTGCCTGCATTGAGCTTATTGAAAAG CCAATGGGCATCTTCTCCATCCTTGAAGAGGAGTGCATGTTCCCCAAGGCCTCAGACACATCTTTCAAGAACAAGTTGTATGACCAGCATCTTGGCAAATGCAATGCTTTCCAAAAGCCAAGACCAGCCAAAGGCAAAGCTGAGGCCCACTTCTCCCTGGTGCACTATGCTGGCACTGTGGACTACAACATTGCTGGCTGGCTGGACAAGAACAAGGACCCCCTGAATGAGTCTGTTGTGGGGCTTTATCAAAAGGCAGCAAACAAACTTCTGTCCTTCCTGTATGCAGCCCATCCTGGTGCTGAAG CTGAAGGTGCTAAGAAGGCTGGTAAGAAGAAGGGTGGTTCATTCCAGACTGTGTCTGCTCTGTTCAGG GAGAACTTGGGGAAGCTGATGACCAACTTGAAGAGCACTCACCCTCATTTTGTGCGTTGCTTGATTCCAAATGAGTCCAAAACTCCAG GTCTGATGGAGAACTTCCTGGTAATCCACCAGCTGAGGTGTAATGGTGTGCTAGAGGGTATCAGAATCTGCAGAAAGGGATTCCCCAGCAGAATCCTCTATGCTGACTTCAAGCAAAG GTACAAAGTCTTGAATGCCAGTGTCATCCCAGAGGGACAGTTCATTGACAACAAGAAAGCTTCAGAGAAACTCTTGGGCTCCATTGATGTGGACCACACCCAGTACAAGTTTGGACACACAAAG GTGTTCTTCAAAGCTGGACTGCTGGGTACCCTTGAAGAGATGCGAGATGAGAAACTGGCTAATTTAGTGACTATGACTCAGGCTCTGTGCCGAGGCTACCTCATGAGGAGGGAGTTTGTCAAGATGATGGAAAGGAG AGAGTCCATCTATTCTATCCAATACAACATCCGCTCATTCATGAATGTGAAACACTGGCCATGGATGAAGCTGTACTTCAAGATCAAGCCTCTACTGAAGACTGCAGAGACCGAGAAGGAAATGGCTAGCATGAAAGAAAATTTTGAGAAGATGAAGGAGGATCTGACAAAGGCATTGGCCAAGAAGAAAGAGCTCGAGGAGAAGATGGTTTCTCTTCTGCAGGAGAAAAATGACCTACAACTGCAAGTGACATCT GAAACAGAGAACCTCAATGATGCAGAAGAAAGATGTGAGGGGCTGATCAAGAGCAAGATCCAGCTTGAGGGCAAACTCAAAGAGACAAATGAGAGactggaggatgaggaggagatcAATGCCGAGCTTACTGCCAAGAAgaggaaactggaggatgaatgtTCTGAGCTGAAGAAGGACATTGATGATCTGGAGCTCACCTTGGCTAAAGTGGAGAAGGAGAAACATGCCACTGAGAACAAG GTCAAGAACTTGACTGAGGAGATGGCCTCTCAGGATGAAAGCATTGCCAAGCTCACTAAGGAGAAGAAAGCCCTTCAAGAATCACACCAGCAGACCCTTGATGATCTCCAAGCAGAGGAAGACAAAGTCAATACTCTGACCAAAGCTAAGACCAAGCTTGAACAACAAGTGGATGAT CTTGAAGGCTCACTGGAACAAGAGAAGAAACTTCGCATGGACCTTGAGAGAGCAAAGAGGAAGCTTGAGGGTGACCTGAAACTGGCCCAGGAGTCCATAATGGATCTGGAGAATGACAAGCAGCAGTCTGATGAGAAGATCAAAAA GAAGGACTTTGAAACAAGCCAATTATTAAGCAAGATAGAAGATGAACAGTCAATGGGTGCCCAGCTTCAGAAGAAGATTAAAGAACTCCAG GCTCGCATTGAGGAGCTGGAGGAAGAAATTGAGGCTGAGCGTGCAGCTCGTGCTAAAGTTGAGAAGCAGAGAGCTGATCTCTCCAGAGAACTTGAGGAGATCAGTGAGAGGCTTGAGGAAGCTGGTGGTGCTACTGCTGCTCAGATTGAGATGAACAAGAAGCGTGAGGCCGAGTTCCAGAAGCTGCGTCGTGATCTGGAAGAGTCCACTCTGCAGCATGAAGCTACAGCTGCTGCCCTCCGCAAGAAACAAGCTGACAGTGTTGCTGAGCTTGGAGAGCAGATCGACAACCTTCAAAGGGTCAAACAGAagctggagaaggagaagagtgAATATAAAATGGAGATTGATGACCTCTCCAGCAACATGGAGGCTGTTGCCAAATCAAAG GCAAATCTAGAGAAGATGTGTCGTACCCTTGAAGATCAGCTGAGTGAAATCAAAGCTAAAGGCGATGAAAATGTCCGTCAACTGAATGACATCAGTGCACAAAGAGCACGACTTCAGACTGAGAATG gtgaATTTAGCCGTCAGTTGGAGGAGAAGGAAGCACTTGTTTCCCAGTTAACTCGGGGaaaacaagcatacacacagcAGATTGAAGAGCTCAAGAGACAAATTGAAGAGGAAGTCAAG GCCAAGAATGCCCTGGCTCATGCTGTCCAATCAGCTCGTCATGACTGTGACCTGCTCAGAGAGCAGTTTGAGGAAGAGCAGGAGGCAAAGGGTGAACTCCAGCGTGGAATGTCCAAGGCCAACAGTGAGGTGGCTCAGTGGAGATCTAAATATGAGACCGATGCCATCCAACGTACTGAGGAGCTTGAGGAGGCCAA GAAAAAACTTGCCCAGCGTCTCCAAGATGCAGAGGAATCTATTGAAGCAGTGAACTCTAAATGTGCTTCTCTGGAGAAAACCAAGCAGAGACTACAGGGTGAAGTAGAGGACCTTATGATCGATGTTGAGAGAGCCAATGCATTAGCTGGCAACCTGGACAAAAAACAGAGGAACTTTGATAAG GTCTTGGCAGAGTGGAAGCAGAAGTATGAGGAAGGCCAGGCTGAACTGGAAGGAGCTCAGAAAGAGGCTCGCTCTCTCAGCACTGAGCTCTTTAAGATGAAGAACTCATATGAGGAAGCTCTAGACCATCTGGAGACCCtgaagagagagaacaagaatcTGCAGC AGGAGATCTCTGACCTCACTGAACAGATCGGGGAGACTGGAAAGACCATCCATGAGTTGGAGAAAGCAAAGAAGACAGTGGAGACTGAGAAATCGGAAATCCAGACTGCTCTTGAGGAAGCAGAG GGCACACTCGAACATGAAGAGTCCAAGATTCTTCGTGTCCAGCTTGAGCTTGGTCAAGTTAAGGGTGAGATTGACAGGAAACTCGCTGAGAAGGATGAGGAGATTGAACAGATCAAGAGGAACAGCCAGAGGGTTATTGAGTCCATGCagagcactctggactctgaggTTAGGAGCAGGAACGATGCCCTCAGAATCAAGAAGAAGATGGAGGGAGACCTGAATGAGATGGAGATTCAGCTGAGCCATGCCAATCGCCAGGCTGCTGAGGCTCAGAAACAGCTCAGGAACGTCCAGGGACAGCTCAAG GATGCCCAACTCCACCTTGATGAGGCTGTCAGAGGACAAGAAGACATGAAGGAACAGGTTGCCATGGTGGAGCGCAGGAATAATCTGATGCTGGCAGAGATTGAGGAGCTGAGATCTGGGCtggaacagacagagagaggacgcAAAGTGGCTGAACAGGAGCTGGTTGATGCCAGTGAGCGTGTGGCACTGCTGCACTCTCAG AATACCAGTCTAATAAACACCAAAAAGAAGCTTGAAGCTGACCTGGTGCAGATCCAAGGTGAGGTGGATGACACAGTCCAGGAGGCAAGAAATGCTGAGGATAAGGCCAAGAAGGCAATTACTGAT GCTGCCATGATGGCAGAGGAGCTGAAGAAAGAGCAAGACACCAGTGCTCATCTGGAGAGGATGAAGAAGAACCTTGAGGTCACGGTCAAAGATCTGCAGCACCGCCTGGATGAGGCTGAGAGTCTTGCCATGAAGGGTGGAAAGAAGCAGCTCCAGAAACTGGAGTCTAGA GTGCGTGAGTTGGAGACTGAGGTTGAGGCTGAGCAGAGACGTAGTGGTGATGCTGTTAAAGGAGTCCGCAAATATGAAAGGAGAGTAAAGGAGCTGACCTATCAG ACTGAGGAGGACAAGAAGAATGTGATCAGACTGCAGGATCTTGTGGACAAGCTACAGTTGAAAGTGAAGGCCTACAAGAGACAGGCTGAGGAAGCT GAGGAGCAGGCCAACACTCACCTGTCCAGGTACAGGAAGGTGCAACATGAGATGGAGGAAGCCCAGGAGCGTGCTGACATTGCTGAGTCCCAGGTCAACAAGCTCAGAGCCAAGAGCAGAGATGCTGGAAAG GCCAAAGAGGAATAA